The following are encoded together in the Weissella soli genome:
- a CDS encoding YitT family protein has protein sequence MGRIEDYFRQHEYTGRLSAAMFYALASAIALNFFWTPGHIYSSGFTGLSQLVSTIFERTLGITVPVYILLLVLNAPLLWLAYRKIGARFTLFTAISLVFASIAMRLIAGPATPWVADPLMDAIFGGAINGFGTGFALRNGISTGGLDIIGIVLRRTTGIKMGAANLTFNFFILISSGVMFGPEYALYTAIGVVVNARIIDLVYTRQQKMQLMIITEKPQEVVHSIQQQLRRGITIIHHAEGAYNHHPKEILFTVISLYEEGDVYNAIHQADPGAWASMWKIERTFGRFYEPRL, from the coding sequence ATGGGACGCATTGAAGATTATTTTAGACAGCATGAGTATACAGGACGACTAAGCGCCGCGATGTTTTACGCGCTCGCTTCAGCGATTGCCTTGAATTTCTTTTGGACGCCTGGTCACATTTATTCATCTGGGTTCACGGGATTGTCACAATTAGTGAGCACCATATTTGAACGCACGCTTGGCATTACTGTTCCAGTTTACATATTGCTTTTGGTATTGAATGCGCCGCTGCTATGGTTGGCTTATCGAAAGATTGGCGCAAGGTTTACTTTATTTACAGCTATCTCATTGGTATTTGCTTCGATTGCGATGCGATTAATTGCTGGGCCTGCCACGCCTTGGGTAGCCGATCCTTTAATGGATGCCATCTTTGGTGGTGCGATTAACGGGTTTGGGACAGGCTTTGCCCTCCGTAATGGCATCTCAACAGGGGGTCTAGATATTATCGGTATCGTTTTGCGACGGACGACTGGTATCAAAATGGGTGCAGCCAATCTTACCTTTAACTTCTTTATTCTGATTAGTTCTGGGGTCATGTTTGGTCCTGAATATGCGCTATATACGGCCATTGGGGTCGTGGTGAACGCCCGCATCATTGATTTAGTCTATACACGTCAGCAAAAGATGCAATTGATGATTATCACCGAAAAACCCCAAGAAGTGGTCCACTCCATTCAGCAGCAATTGCGACGGGGGATTACCATCATTCATCATGCTGAGGGGGCCTATAATCACCACCCTAAAGAGATCTTATTTACCGTGATTTCCTTGTATGAGGAGGGGGATGTCTACAACGCCATTCACCAAGCGGATCCTGGTGCCTGGGCTTCAATGTGGAAGATTGAACGAACGTTTGGACGGTTTTACGAGCCGCGTTTATAA
- a CDS encoding histidine phosphatase family protein, with amino-acid sequence MLNLYLIRHGQTYYNRYNKLQGWSNAPLTDQGRADAVSVGKRLADIEFKAAYSSDTTRAIDTANMLLAQNAYAVPALISDWHFREEFYGSYEGSNMDKAWLDAGAPVGLTTYAEIVDQYGVDKTKDLLKAADPWHDAEDSTAYWQRVDAGFAMILANPALQDGDNVLVISHGNTLISLAERYGAGKIQIHERPANGSVTQIALTTDSLHIIKYNDQVVE; translated from the coding sequence ATGCTTAATTTATATTTAATTCGTCACGGACAAACTTATTATAATCGGTATAACAAATTGCAAGGGTGGAGTAATGCGCCCCTCACAGACCAAGGTCGTGCTGACGCAGTCTCGGTTGGTAAGCGTCTGGCTGATATTGAGTTTAAAGCGGCCTATAGTTCTGACACCACGCGTGCCATTGATACAGCTAATATGTTACTGGCACAGAATGCATATGCGGTACCGGCATTAATCTCTGATTGGCATTTCCGTGAAGAATTCTATGGGTCTTATGAGGGATCAAATATGGATAAAGCCTGGCTAGATGCTGGTGCCCCAGTCGGCTTAACAACTTATGCTGAGATAGTTGATCAATATGGTGTCGATAAGACAAAAGATCTCCTGAAAGCAGCGGATCCGTGGCATGATGCAGAAGATAGTACCGCGTACTGGCAGCGCGTTGATGCAGGGTTTGCCATGATTTTGGCAAACCCTGCCTTACAAGATGGCGACAATGTCTTGGTCATCAGTCACGGCAATACCCTAATTTCTTTGGCTGAGCGCTATGGTGCCGGAAAAATTCAAATTCACGAGCGGCCAGCCAATGGTAGTGTCACGCAGATTGCGTTGACGACTGACAGTTTACATATCATTAAATATAACGATCAAGTTGTTGAATAA
- a CDS encoding YebC/PmpR family DNA-binding transcriptional regulator, with protein MGRKWENIKMKKAAKDGANAKVYSKFGVEIYVAAQRGGSADPEANATLKFTIDRAKQAQVPKHIIERALDKAKGAKDEAYTDGRYEGFGPAGSLIIVDTLTSNVNRTAANVRMAFTKNGGNFGNSGSVSYLFDETGEIVFEGSDADAVMETLLEADVDVRDVEQQGDHIVVTTEPTALHQAIQALRDSGVEEFNQTAIEMIPQSEITLEGEDLENFEKLIDVLEDDEDVQNVYHNVEL; from the coding sequence ATGGGTCGTAAATGGGAAAACATTAAGATGAAGAAGGCTGCCAAGGATGGCGCCAATGCAAAGGTATATAGTAAGTTCGGTGTAGAAATCTACGTTGCTGCACAACGTGGCGGATCAGCGGACCCTGAGGCCAATGCGACTTTGAAGTTCACAATTGATCGTGCTAAGCAAGCACAAGTCCCAAAGCACATCATCGAACGTGCCTTGGATAAGGCTAAGGGCGCAAAAGACGAGGCTTATACTGACGGCCGTTATGAAGGCTTTGGTCCTGCGGGTTCACTAATCATTGTTGATACTTTGACTTCAAACGTTAACCGAACTGCGGCTAATGTACGGATGGCGTTCACTAAGAACGGTGGTAATTTTGGTAACTCAGGTTCAGTGAGCTACTTGTTTGACGAAACTGGTGAAATTGTTTTCGAGGGATCTGATGCAGATGCCGTTATGGAAACATTGTTGGAAGCTGACGTTGATGTGCGCGATGTTGAACAACAAGGTGATCACATCGTTGTCACAACTGAGCCGACTGCCCTCCACCAAGCTATTCAAGCTTTGCGTGATTCAGGGGTGGAAGAATTTAACCAAACCGCAATTGAAATGATTCCTCAAAGCGAAATCACGCTTGAAGGTGAGGATCTTGAAAATTTCGAAAAGTTAATCGATGTGCTAGAAGACGACGAAGATGTTCAAAACGTTTACCATAACGTTGAACTATAA
- a CDS encoding nucleoside 2-deoxyribosyltransferase, translating to MSQRVYLAGPFFSDAQIERLDKVNALLTANETIGYIYEPRAHQNDEIVSKYPSMHEAMQSKEWQVATYRADVQAMHQADVIVAVFDFDVEGGNVRPDEGTIWEMGYAIAIGKPVVIVEFSQNDEPMNLMLAGSYTAYFWGTEDIKKLVNYNFIDLPYHGTEKEVF from the coding sequence ATGTCACAACGAGTATACTTAGCCGGACCATTTTTCTCAGATGCCCAGATTGAGCGTTTGGATAAGGTTAACGCATTACTAACTGCTAATGAAACTATCGGTTATATCTACGAACCCCGGGCACATCAAAATGATGAAATTGTTTCAAAATATCCATCGATGCATGAAGCGATGCAATCAAAGGAGTGGCAAGTTGCCACTTATCGTGCCGATGTGCAAGCCATGCATCAAGCAGATGTGATTGTGGCAGTCTTTGACTTCGATGTTGAAGGGGGCAATGTGCGTCCTGATGAAGGTACGATTTGGGAAATGGGTTATGCCATCGCGATTGGTAAGCCCGTCGTGATTGTCGAATTCTCGCAAAATGATGAGCCAATGAATCTGATGTTGGCAGGTTCATACACGGCCTACTTCTGGGGCACTGAAGATATTAAAAAGCTAGTGAACTACAATTTCATCGACTTGCCATATCACGGCACTGAGAAGGAAGTTTTCTAA
- a CDS encoding carbonic anhydrase family protein, with protein MTEHFDFNLQETWPFESRIRQSPIAVETSNIIQDDTLGVISPVYSGVAWNVVDTGMSIQASISGAALINHRLFEAQQVHFHAPAEHTIDGVQHAGELHIVHRRRVGSFAVMAIFFEVGPKNDEFEKLLTNIEQENRFSFDLTALLPDDLNYYHYLGSLTTPPLSENVEWYILPKTMTLSEAQLARFHDIYPRNNRNLQPDNDRIIVTPGK; from the coding sequence ATGACAGAGCATTTTGACTTTAATCTTCAAGAAACCTGGCCGTTTGAATCACGTATCCGCCAATCACCGATTGCCGTTGAAACGTCAAACATCATTCAGGATGACACCCTTGGAGTGATTTCACCAGTATATAGTGGCGTTGCTTGGAACGTCGTTGATACTGGCATGAGCATTCAGGCTTCAATCAGTGGTGCCGCACTGATTAACCATCGCCTATTTGAAGCGCAACAAGTCCACTTTCACGCACCCGCTGAACACACCATTGATGGTGTCCAACACGCTGGTGAACTGCACATTGTTCACCGGCGCCGCGTCGGCAGTTTTGCGGTAATGGCCATTTTCTTTGAAGTTGGACCTAAAAACGACGAATTTGAAAAACTTCTCACAAACATCGAACAGGAAAATCGGTTTAGTTTTGATTTAACGGCCCTACTACCTGATGATTTAAACTACTATCACTATCTGGGATCCTTAACGACCCCACCCCTCTCAGAAAATGTTGAGTGGTATATCTTACCTAAGACAATGACCTTGAGCGAGGCACAGCTTGCGCGTTTCCATGATATCTATCCACGCAATAACCGAAATTTGCAACCCGATAATGATCGCATTATTGTCACACCCGGTAAATAA
- the ndk gene encoding nucleoside-diphosphate kinase encodes MTERTLALVKPDGVSQKKIGEVLRRIERKGYDIVALKMVQADETLLREHYAELATRPFFPSLISYMTENPVVAMVVEGENVIKGWRTLMGITNPTEAAPGTIRGDFGREWSGEAVRNLVHGSDSSENAAREINIWFPELSK; translated from the coding sequence ATGACTGAAAGAACATTAGCATTAGTGAAGCCCGATGGCGTTTCTCAGAAAAAAATTGGCGAGGTTCTGCGACGTATTGAACGAAAAGGGTATGATATCGTTGCCTTGAAGATGGTGCAAGCAGACGAAACTTTATTACGTGAACATTATGCCGAGTTAGCAACACGTCCATTTTTCCCAAGTTTGATTAGCTATATGACTGAAAATCCAGTAGTGGCGATGGTGGTCGAAGGTGAAAATGTTATTAAAGGATGGCGTACGCTGATGGGTATCACGAATCCAACTGAGGCTGCCCCAGGTACGATTCGCGGTGATTTTGGACGTGAATGGTCAGGTGAGGCGGTCCGTAATTTGGTCCATGGATCTGATTCCAGCGAGAATGCTGCCCGTGAAATTAACATTTGGTTCCCAGAATTATCAAAGTAA